One genomic region from Delphinus delphis chromosome 14, mDelDel1.2, whole genome shotgun sequence encodes:
- the PTP4A1 gene encoding protein tyrosine phosphatase type IVA 1 isoform X2 codes for MARMNRPAPVEITYKNMRFLITHNPTNATLNKFIEELKKYGVTTVVRVCEATYDTSLVEKEGIHVLDWPFDDGAPPSNQIVDDWLSLVKIKFREDPGCCIAVHCVAGLGRAPVLVALALIEGGMKYEDAVQFIRHGVELLTASNFCIWRSIVLKCGCASKTLMVIETTVAFNKTGVPDAIAWKWNLDRTGFVVHVNQHVGLVKSDEASIGVLKCSFTRPQAWQNCTLCLGYDQPTWTLKGFLLFSI; via the exons ATGGCTCGAATGAACCGCCCAGCTCCTGTGGAAATCACTTACAAGAACATGAGATTTCTTATTACACACAATCCAACTAATGCGACCCTAAACAAATTTATAGAG GAACTTAAGAAGTACGGAGTTACCACAGTAGTAAGAGTATGTGAAGCAACTTACGACACTAGTCTTGTGGAGAAAGAAGGCATCCATGTTCTC GATTGGCCTTTTGATGATGGCGCACCACCATCTAACCAGATTGTTGATGATTGGTTAAGTCTTGTGAAAATTAAGTTTCGTGAAGACCCTGGTTGTTGTATTGCTGTTCATTGTGTTGCAGGCCTTGGGAG AGCTCCAGTGCTTGTCGCCCTAGCATTAATTGAAGGTGGAATGAAATACGAAGATGCAGTACAGTTCATAAGACA CGGCGTGGAGCTTTTAACAGCAAGCAACTTTTGTATTTGGAGAAGTATCGTCCTAAAATGCGGCTGCGCTTCAAAGACTCTAATGGTCATAGAAACAACTGTTGCATTCAATAAAACTGGGGTGCCTGATGCCATTGCTTGGAAGTGGAACCTAGACAGGACGGGATTTGTCGTACATGTTAACCAGCATGTTGGCTTGGTGAAGTCTGATGAAGCTTCCATAGGAGTGTTGAAATGCAGTTTTACCAGGCCACAAGCCTGGCAGAATTGCACCCTCTGTTTGGGTTATGATCAACCTACTTGGACACTCAAAGGATTCTTGCTGTTCAGCATTTAA
- the PTP4A1 gene encoding protein tyrosine phosphatase type IVA 1 isoform X1 has translation MARMNRPAPVEITYKNMRFLITHNPTNATLNKFIEELKKYGVTTVVRVCEATYDTSLVEKEGIHVLDWPFDDGAPPSNQIVDDWLSLVKIKFREDPGCCIAVHCVAGLGRAPVLVALALIEGGMKYEDAVQFIRQKRRGAFNSKQLLYLEKYRPKMRLRFKDSNGHRNNCCIQ, from the exons ATGGCTCGAATGAACCGCCCAGCTCCTGTGGAAATCACTTACAAGAACATGAGATTTCTTATTACACACAATCCAACTAATGCGACCCTAAACAAATTTATAGAG GAACTTAAGAAGTACGGAGTTACCACAGTAGTAAGAGTATGTGAAGCAACTTACGACACTAGTCTTGTGGAGAAAGAAGGCATCCATGTTCTC GATTGGCCTTTTGATGATGGCGCACCACCATCTAACCAGATTGTTGATGATTGGTTAAGTCTTGTGAAAATTAAGTTTCGTGAAGACCCTGGTTGTTGTATTGCTGTTCATTGTGTTGCAGGCCTTGGGAG AGCTCCAGTGCTTGTCGCCCTAGCATTAATTGAAGGTGGAATGAAATACGAAGATGCAGTACAGTTCATAAGACA AAAGCGGCGTGGAGCTTTTAACAGCAAGCAACTTTTGTATTTGGAGAAGTATCGTCCTAAAATGCGGCTGCGCTTCAAAGACTCTAATGGTCATAGAAACAACTGTTGCATTCAATAA
- the LOC132437125 gene encoding uncharacterized protein — MIRPQSSMSRHIPQFCGVLGHTFMEFLKGSGDYCQAQHDLYADK; from the exons ATGATTAGGCCACAATCTTCAATGAGTAGACATATTCCT CAGTTCTGTGGTGTTCTTGGTCACACATTTATGGAGTTTCTGAAGGGCAGTGGAGATTACTGCCAGGCACAGCACGACCTCTATGCAGACAAGTGA